From the genome of Pelobacter propionicus DSM 2379, one region includes:
- a CDS encoding PRTRC system protein B yields MVRTHFEDTAKMTLNKAILLYEGDGHSFATIHNVVIEGKTKQSLGAGHPVDVEMLGTLINALGRNVSIGGYLPPNILSVGFDSMVWWVKPSKRRVFFKTNEEIIGERSEVVPHPGLVFGVNGSGVWAVCAVKGNTRPTEDTPIWQAPYFNVWSSGNICTGTIETPKSVAVTETGKWEECFFSSYFSHPNAHGSRQLINSRINPYQFWKTVLDGKYKTFPTQKLVQTNKTLKDFIKTINGSDR; encoded by the coding sequence ATGGTACGAACACACTTTGAAGATACAGCAAAAATGACACTGAACAAGGCAATTCTGCTGTACGAAGGCGATGGTCACTCCTTTGCAACTATTCACAATGTTGTCATAGAAGGCAAAACCAAACAGAGCCTCGGAGCAGGTCATCCGGTCGATGTTGAAATGCTCGGTACTCTCATTAATGCCTTGGGTCGTAATGTTTCTATCGGTGGTTATTTGCCTCCCAATATCCTTTCTGTTGGTTTTGATTCGATGGTGTGGTGGGTTAAGCCGTCAAAGCGGAGGGTTTTTTTCAAGACAAACGAAGAGATAATTGGGGAACGTTCCGAAGTAGTGCCTCACCCCGGCCTTGTGTTTGGAGTCAACGGCAGTGGAGTATGGGCTGTCTGTGCAGTAAAAGGCAACACCAGACCAACAGAAGATACACCTATCTGGCAAGCGCCGTATTTCAATGTGTGGAGCAGTGGAAATATTTGCACAGGTACTATCGAGACACCAAAAAGCGTAGCGGTGACAGAAACGGGAAAATGGGAAGAGTGCTTCTTTTCATCCTATTTCAGCCACCCCAATGCTCATGGCTCTAGGCAACTGATAAATAGCAGAATCAATCCTTATCAATTCTGGAAAACGGTGTTGGACGGAAAATATAAAACTTTTCCTACACAGAAACTTGTCCAGACAAACAAAACACTTAAAGATTTCATCAAAACAATAAATGGGAGCGACAGATGA
- a CDS encoding PRTRC system protein C: protein MQITTLTRTFKYNGATLRDPDPKQTPEQVKEFYSMAYPELTTAVVEGPEENNGQLQYSFRKGAGTKA, encoded by the coding sequence ATGCAGATAACGACACTCACAAGGACATTCAAGTACAACGGTGCAACGCTTCGTGACCCTGACCCGAAGCAGACCCCTGAACAGGTGAAAGAGTTCTATTCTATGGCCTATCCCGAATTGACCACGGCTGTTGTTGAGGGGCCGGAAGAAAATAACGGTCAACTCCAGTATTCCTTTCGGAAAGGCGCAGGGACAAAAGCCTAG